The following proteins come from a genomic window of Ailuropoda melanoleuca isolate Jingjing chromosome 2, ASM200744v2, whole genome shotgun sequence:
- the LOC117796092 gene encoding olfactory receptor 6C6-like has protein sequence MRNQSREIEFILLGLTKDPQLQNVIFMFLFLNYVLSVMGNLTIILLTLLDPQLETPMYFFLQNFSFLEASLTTICIPRFLISIVTKNKIISYNSCASQLFFFLLLEITEFYLLAAMSFDRYVAICKPLHYPIIMNNKVCYQLLFSSWAVGFLLTFPPMALGLTLDFCASRVIDHFMCDSSPMLQLSCTDTHLLELLSFVLAIGILLIALPLLILPYTYVIKTILKLPSAQKRTKAFSTCSSHMIVVSLTYGSCVFNYIKPTAKERVTLSKGVSVIYTSAAPLLKPFIYTLRNQQMKQAFKDTLQKFSSF, from the coding sequence ATGAGGAATCAGTCAAGAGAGATCGAGTTCATTCTCCTAGGATTGACCAAGGACCCACAATtgcaaaatgtgatttttatgtttctctttctaAACTATGTATTGAGTGTGATGGGAAACTTAACCATCATCCTTCTTACCTTGCTAGATCCCCAACTCGAGACtcccatgtattttttcctccaaaatttctCCTTCTTGGAAGCTTCATTGACAACAATCTGTATTCCCAGATTCCTGATAAGCATTgtgactaaaaacaaaataatttcctaCAATAGTTGTGCATCTCagttattctttttcctcttattagaaattacagaattttaccTACTGGCTGCCATGTCTTTTGACCGTTATGTAGCAATCTGCAAACCCCTGCATTACCCCATCATTATGAACAACAAAGTGTGTTACCAACTTCTATTCAGTTCATGGGCAGTTGGCTTTCTGCTTACATTTCCGCCCATGGCTTTGGGGTTGACACTGGATTTCTGTGCTTCCAGAGTAATTGATCATTTCATGTGTGACTCTTCCCCCATGCTGCAGCTTTCCTGCACTGACACTCATTTACTGGAATTGCTTTCATTTGTCCTAGCTATTGGAATACTCCTGATCGCGTTGCCTTTATTGATTCTTCCTTACACATATGTTATCAAGACCATTCTAAAACTCCCCTCTGCccagaaaagaacaaaggcttTTTCTACTTGTTCTTCTCATATGATTGTAGTCTCCCTTACTTATGGTAGCTGTGTCTTTAATTACATAAAGCCAACAGCAAAGGAAAGGGTGACTTTATCCAAAGGTGTAAGTGTTATTTATACCTCCGCTGCCCCTTTATTAAAACCTTTCATTTACACTCTCAGAAACCAGCAAATGAAACAAGCCTTCAAGGACACACTccaaaagttttcttctttt